ATATCACAAGAGTCTCGTTTTATGAGTACTGTTATATAGAACTAAAAGTTGTTCCATAATCATTTGTCTGAACCCAAAATTGCTTCAAGTTAGAAGTATAACATTTTATCCTTTCGAAAAAACTACGAGGCAAATTTGAATATGATCCCTTATTATTGTAATAATATTTTGTACTTTGATAATGAACCAAACCTAACCCATGTGAATCTTGATAGCTTTGAAATTCCTGTAGTGATGTGCCAAATAAtgaagatattatattaatagtTGGTTTGAACTTCTGATTGGTAGACACTAGTcttcaatttaaaattatttgttGACATATAGAGACTTCTTGTAATTTACTATTTTACCCGATAATTACGGAGTAGTACCTTCATTCTTTCTCCATGAATTTAATTAATactaattgattaaattaaagGACTGAAAATAGAAACCTAAGTTGtccataacaataataaaaacgTTTATGCTTAATTTGGATTTTGGGAGGTATCACTCATGTCGGTAAGTAAACGTTAATTAATCACCAAATCCAAATATACCACAAAGAAAAACGACAAAGATATTATATTTAGTAAGTCGGTGcatttcattaattttatttatatttttttatagtatTATTCCAAAAATTCTCATTAATATTCTATTCTTTTCGAAACTACTTTTTCCCTTTTAATTCTAAACCCGTGATAAAAGATATTTGGTAAAATAGCAAACAGGAATATGTAAATCAAACAGGCTTTAAATATCTAATCTTTCATTTcaacatattaaatttataattttttttaattacattaaGTCCTTAATGATTAGAAAAATCGGTTTTGAACATATAACTAGGTTAACATGATGTTATTTATTTCACATGCATTCAAAATTTGTCAATAGTTCAAAACAATTTTTATATCTACAATGTTGCAATAGATAGACTATAAAAAAACTTTATCGAATTGTAGAACATACAATTTCAAATGCAAATGTGATAGCATGTACATATCACCCTTCAGACTTCTACAGGAAGTCCAAGATCAGAGAATTCTGTTACGTTGAAGGAAAGTAAGTCAAAAGTCCTCCAGATATCCTGAGAACACCTACGGAGGTTTATATAATAATTGACAAGGGGCCACTAGAATGTTCTGAATCCGTACATCAGACATCTAGATGTAAACTAATATAGGACCTAACCGAATGCGTAACGGTCTAGAGCTTGAGATTGGACATAAGTCAATATTGATGACTAAGGGACATTGCTCCCACATGACATATATCTACAAAAGGCTAGTCTCAACATGATTAAAGAAATGTAATACATGTGGAGGCTTCATATTGGGACAAAGCAATCTTCCAATAGAAAAATGACATTTCAAAATCTTAATAGGAACCACAACAACCTATAAACAGAGGTAGAGTTTAAATGAATCTTTCAGGTATGATAAAAAAACCTGGCTCcattatttttctattactcATGAGAGTGATATTGGCTTAAGCATTAAAATGCTTATACCAGATAGTCGTCACGTTCCCCGCTTTGCAGGAAATCACTTGGCCGATAACATTTGAGATCTATCACATTAAAAAGATTActcaatttattatttggtgAAATCATGACTTTAACGACTCTAGTTACGAAAAGGGTTGATGGTAATTCCAACAAGGATAAGAAGAATGACCTCACCAAGGACATTACAGATCAGGATGAATCCACCGTCCTTCCTCGGACTAGATTCACATAATCCATTTATAAATTGCTTCAAAGGGTTCAGGTGGACATGGGGCTAGAGGATGCTAACACCTTCTAGACAGTGTTAACCAAAATAGTTTCATGACTTGGAAGGCCATCAGAGATCCCTTCTAGATCTACAGACCTCATGATTAGCGTACAAACTCTGGCCAATGCATGTATAATGAGATTGAGACTACATTTTCGAATTTTATTCCTTAATACAACTAAGGATTGGTGGGTGCTTAAGCCCCTATTTAGTGATACGTCCATCGTTTGGTTAGAAGTAAGAAAATGATTGCTTAAAGACCgaaaactctaaaaatgatgatttgaaACTCGTGATCAACACTATGTCGATATTATTCGTTttggtccaaatccaacacTTTAGGCGTTGcggttttaaaacgcgtctacataTATTACACAAATTTACCTTACTAATAAGTCTCAGTCACTCTCTCTCAATTTCCAATGCGAGATTTAGTTTATTCATGATCCCATCATCATCCCTTATGAATGCTCTTTGTTTAGGTCATATATCTTAATGCCACCCATTTCAGACTGAATCATTATAGAAAACGTTACTTTATGATAAATGCAATTTTTAAAAATctttaattcttgatttttcTATTCATAGTTGATGTTAATTTTAATGACTTAAAGTGACTTTATATTGGATTTTAAAGTGAGCGAATAAAACCAAAATTGAGTGTTCATATATATGATTGATTACCCAAAAAATATCAATGAATAAACAATACAAGATATCAATGAATAAACAACACAAGGCGCAAATTAGCCTGGCCATACCATCAATAAACTGTACAATGCGCAAGTTAGCCTAACcgacgttaataaataaaacacaatacaataaataactaaataaaaagagaaaagtaaAAAATCCTCTATAAATACAAGGATTATTGCTTAAAAACATTACATTACATCCAATTCCAACTAATCTCAAACATGGCTAAATctatctttctctttctccttaTCTCCACACTCTACATCTCAACCCCATCAAGATCCGCCGAAGCAGCCCCAATTAAGAGCATAAACTACATAAAATCATCCTGCAAATCCACAACCTACCCATCACTCTGCGTAGAATCCCTCACAGCCTACGCACCTTCAATCCAGCAAAACCCAAGGCAATTAACAGAAACAGCCTTATCAGTAAGCATATCCAGGGCCCAATCCACCAAAACATTCATTTACAAGCTCACGAAGTTCAGCAATCTCAAGCACAGAGAAGTTGCTGCAATTAAGGATTGTTTAGAGGAAATTAGTGACACTGTGGATAGGCTAAGTAAGTCTTATAAAGAGCTTAAGAGTATGGGTCATGGTAGTAAGGATTTTCAGTGGCATATGAGTAATGTGGAGACATGGGTTAGTGCTGCTTTGACTGATGAGAATACTTGTGTTGATGGGTTTGCTGGTAAGGCTTTGAATGGGAGGTTGAAGAATTCTATTAAGATTAGGATTGTTAATGTTGCTCAGGTTACTAGTAATGCTCTTTCTTTGATTACTAAGTTTGCTAATTCTAAGCTTTGATTAGAGTAATTGTGTTTATATATAGTATAAAGTTTTGTAATATCTAATGGTTTTGAGTGATTAATAATATGAGATTATTATCATCTATGCTTCTTGTTCTGTTTTGAAAATACCTCTCTGTTATGATTTGGGTTTTTTTTGGTAAAGAGATTTTTAGTCGACGTGTCATTTTAGagattttgactagtcaaatttTTAATAGTGGTGTTTGATGAAAAACTGTTtcactaatttaaaaaaaaaactagttgTAGAAGCATTTTCAATTAGTTTCTACATATTATTTAGATATTTTTACCAATAATTACaacctttaaccccctaaataAAAGCTTtattatattcttatttattattttaaacaaaCAATTATTATAATCAGTTAAGTTTTATTAAACGAATTTAGAGTCTGTTTGCTGTTGAAAAAatttgtttttccaaaaaggaGAGATTCTATACtttcaggtgtaaaaagcaaacagcaggtcactaaccaaacacctaatactgcttttcaagtgtaaaaggcaaataaGAATGTCATTAATCAAATACCTAAAATTCTTCATTCCAaattgaaaaggcaaacaagaatACGAAAAGGAGCATCCAAACACCATCTTAGCCGCTAACGAAAGAAAAACAACTATTTGACGAAGGCCTATAATGAAAGAAAAACTGATTATGTATATGCAATCAGGGTGAGCCAGCCTTTTTAAGACTAAACGTAActgcagattttttttttcttttttttttttttgcccttTCACAAGTTGAAACGTTGTCGTTCTAGTCTGAACTGTGTGAAAAATATAAAAGCAGCTGTAGAAATCACATCCGGTTTATTTGAAAAGCAATTTAAAAAAAGAAGTATGATTGGAGGCAAGGTGGAGCCTAATGTGCCGCTATTATTGGAATGCGTTCCTAAAAAATCCCTTAATTCATGGTAGGAGGAGGCCCCGTAGTGTTTTTGGAGTTATAATCACTTTCTAGAATAGTAGCATGTCATTCAAATCAGATGTACTTATTATAACAAGTTCAAtgcagttttatatatatatataatttatccgaTTTTTCAAAATCGGGTTAAGATTCGTTAGAATCATTTTAAATGgatttttttcatttaaaaaatttcTACATATGCTAGAATTCGAACttaaaatctaatttaaatGAATGGAAATTTTTAACCATTGAAACCAATCATAACTGATTTAATGTATTATTCtattcttaaaaaataaaataaaaagaaaagttaatgcATTATTATAATCATAAGTATCTCATATGCCTAATGCCTAACTAAGATTGATTACTTTTGACCAAAAGTTTAAATTTAGTTTcatcacaaaaagaaaagtttaaCTTTAGTGACATTAAAGAATATGCTTATTAGtgtaaattaaaaaatgaaaaagtgaTTGATTGGTTAGTTATAATTAcactatgttttttttttttttgagaaaagtaATTACACTATGTTATTTATAAATGTGGGACGGTTCTCTCTTTAAAGATAACTTTAAATATTGTTTATATGTAactttaattaactaattaatgtTCTTTTTGTAATATGTTAGGTTGGAATCCACTGCTAGTAATCTCTAATTTTAGTGATGTATTAActgaaatatgattttttttgtcactTTAATTAAGTTAGACTGatgtgctgtttgataaaactgaaaattaagtactgaaaaagtaagtactgaattttaagtgctgaatattataagtgctgaaaatattgaatgatttaattttaaaaaaaatattagttgataatgtttaacttaaaatgacaagttaaatattttgacttatcaaaataagtggtttttaacttaattaactaatttaagtggtggaaaaacaactgttatcaaacgtgcttaacattttaatttaaacaattaagtggtttatcaaacaaGATCTGAGTTGTAGAAGATGTAGTTAGGTATTAAATtggagaaaataaagaaaataaaaaggagtGTGAAATGTGAGGATTAGGAGCAGACAAGATAGACTTTTGAAAGAGGCGTTTTTAGGCAAGTGAGTGAGTGAGGCTGccttattaaatatatattgtcCTGAGCACGTGAGTAGGCGCCCACTCTAACATTGAATATATTATATAGTACATCTTGTCACATGGGAACTTAGATGGAGGATGAGGATTTCACGtctaattttattgtttttttaaaccGGCCATGGCTTAGTAGTCTCCACTTCATCAATGGTCCTActtatctattttttaatttctcgGATCTTATTTGATTTTCAATCTTCATCAAGGATATCAAAGTTAAATCTCAAATATTTTCTTTGGTAGGAAATATATTCGGATTTACATATAATCCATTCGTTTCGGGAGCAAAGGTTATACAGATAATTATAGTTTGCTTTATAAATACATAATATTGAAAGAAGTCGATTGTAGCATTCTTTTTCCAATCATAATATAAAAGTtactgaactttatactttttaatattatagacattaatttttaattaatatcttAAAATGACGGTTAacgatttcaaaatgaaaatgttcAAAGACTGAAAACTGTGTAGAACAACATTTACTATTAAACCacattttatattttgtaaaaccacattttttggagattctctttctaaaaatttGCGATCTCTTCCTAACCAAACACGTAAATAACATCAAAACAAaattttttgaagaattaaagttacttagaatATAACcaattcttgattttttttaattttgaagttatcAACTgttattttgataaaataataaaatatttagagagcagaatcgtgttgctgatcgcttggcgacggcgggccatgaagggacgttagaccctaatttcatctctcctcttctcttagaagataagattggggttagcttccctaggctaattcctgggtagcttgttgttgttcgtttttcttttccttttctaccaaaaaaaaaaatcaactgtTATTTTGATTGAAGTTTAGTATAAAGTTCATTGACTTTTATGTTGCATTTTGATGTTTAGTGGTCATACTATGACCATGAGTGTGATTTATCCAAAGAATATGGTGATACTATTTAACAACAACATATCTGGTAATGAAAAAAAGgtttttacatgaaaatcataattataaaattacaattaaatcatattatcaaaatttattttttattttgaaaagctataaaaaaaatgagtttcaaaatatcaaaattaattctcaacatattactattttttatatatcataaataaaatatatttttatactttagtttaaaaattttagaCTCTAATTCATATtataaatcctaaaaattatatGCCAAACCTTTAATTTATAAACTGTagtcttaaaatatattaaaaataatgatttatttttttttattcagttTTCATAactcaaattatttttttttatcagaatTTAAGTAAAGTTCCCATAAAAAAAGCAGTACGATATGGACAAGGTCTTAATGGGCCCAACTTGAAAGAAAGGACTGGGCTTGTATACCACATCTCAATCTCAGCATATTAAGATGCACAACttattcttccaaaaaaaaaaacaaaaaggacaaattattattataattggtttatttttttctttggtACAATTTTTCCCCGTCAAATCTCTTCTCTTGTATCTGATTTACGGACTATAATATATaggataaaatttaatatttatattcatAAAATGTACTGTATAAACAAAAATATAGAAGATTTTCCACAGTGGTGGAGTCAGAAATTTAGAtttggggggctaattttagccgTGGAGTTAAGGGTAAATTTTTAAGGTCCAGCCCGTAAGGGctgggcaaattttttttagtctccaacgcgttaaaactgtaaaaatgttatcatgttttagaaactagcatttaactaatagaaaattaaatatggacacttttaatattttaacgaaCACATCGTCGATGCgttaaaactataaaaatgttataattttttagaaactatcattgaattaatagaaaattaaatatgtttactcttttcacattggatatttttaatgttttagcgaACACACCATCGTTTTGGTATGTTTgctaaaacattaaaagtgaCGACGGTGTGATTGCTAAAAATGTTCAGcgtaaatatatttaattttctattagttcaatgctagtttctaaaaaattataacatttttacagtttttatttttaaattttttaaatttttcataatttaagatttaatttaaaaactaagttatttgaatctaaaaaataagaaattaatttttttaatgataaagacataataaaaatgaattcaaaagtgttatcaaaataaagagtctatttaaattacttaataatggtaacatgtttttataattattgaaaaaataaagttaaaataaataaataaaatgagattAGGGGGAGTTAAACCTAGGACCTCTTGAATATGGACATATATCTTTAACCATCTCACccacctttaaacattgaaataatactacatataattaatttataataattttagaGGAGGCTACTGGGACAAAACGATAAATATTCAAGGGCGGGAGCCGGTGGCCGAAAGGGCTCCGGCCCCCCCGAGCCAtgggctggctccgcccctgattTCCCAGATCCTTTTACAAAATGGTGATGGGTTGATAATAATGCTAATATaggaaaaacataaattaaagATACACATGCTTAATTATCTATAGAAATTATGTAATTACATGTTGTTTGTTagagaatatatatattgatgaaAAATGAGATAACTTATTTCATGTTTGTTTGAGAAATAGGTAGGAGAGACAAAGGAGGGATAAACTCCTCATCCTACTAGATCTGGGTATGGGCCGGGCTCGGACCGAGCCTATCGGGCTTTTAGTAAAGCCTACGAGCcgaagcccagcccagcccgtcAAAAATTTAGTCGGGGTTGGGATGGGCTCGGGCCTAAGATATGAATCCTAAGCCCGCCCGCCCGTCCAAGCCcatctatatattaaaaaatatattataattatatatatatatatatatatataaaaatatattataaatatattataaaaatatatttataaaaatatattataatttatatattataattaatatatatatatatatatatatatatatatatatatatatatatatatattatatagtatATCGAGCCGGCCGATGTAAATTTGTAAAGTCCAAGCCCGTCCAGTTTTTAGTGGACTTATATGGGTTTGGGCCTGGGCGGGCCGGGTGGGCTCGCCGGCCCATGCCCAAGTCTACATCCTACTAAACTTATATTTAGAGAGAGATGACATAAGAAATGATGATAATTTAGAGCATCTACAATGAGGATTAATGAAAAGCTCGTTAACTCCCAAAAGTAAAAATGATGCATTGGGGAGAGTTTAATAAACTCTCCTCATACTCATAACGTTTGGTATGTACAACTCTAGTGTTGTTCAATTGGTCTTAAATGACCAAGTGGAACTTAAACCTTCACTGTTGATATTGTAACTTTGTAATCCTAagaattattcatttaaatattagtttgacagattttcttttatttttttatctattaactCTTATAATCAAACAACAAcctttttagagagaaaaaagatcACGCAAAACCAAACTCCTATTCTGGTAATCTGCGGAACGTTCCTTCTTATTCGAATTCGACAGAGAATTATTTTCATCACCCTACTACTTCCTCTGTTGAATGAAACGCCAAAATCAGTTACACTAGTTAATTAAGGTCTGATTTTTCTAGAGAGTAATCAATCGGTTGCCCAAGAATAATCAACCAGTTGCCGATGTTAAGAGAGGAAAAATAATAAGCTCCCTAATCCACAAAGTAATTAAAATAAACCTATAAGGCTCGTTTAGTTCGCGAAATAGAGGGGGAATAGAATAGTTATTCCTAAAGAATAGTTATTCTCATTTTTGGTTCAATATTTTTGAtcgaatagctattccatggaatCCATATTCCTTGTTTTCATGGAATAGTTATTCTTCAATTTATCCAAGGAAGAACTTATTCTTCCTAATattgtatttttgtaatttataaaattaccctCCATTAAATCATCAATCTTCTCTCTAGCCAATTTTTCAAATCCTGTATATTTTGGTGAATccataaatcataaaaaacgtgaaaaatgaggaaaatgttaaaaaatataaaaatacgaaaaacatgaaacatgaaaaacatgaaaaacgtaaaaacgtaaaaatgttacaaacacaaaaatatctaaaaaaacgcgaaaaacatgaaaacgtgaacaaacgcgaaaaacaagaaaacacaaaaaaagcaaacacacgaaaaaatacaaaacaggAATAACGCGAAACAGTGACAACATGAAATgtacaaaaatgtgaaaaatacgaaaacgtgaaaaaatacgaaaaacatagAAACATAAAACAtgcaaaacacaaaaacgtgacaatacgtgaaaaacgcgataaacataaaaatgcgaaaaacgcaaataaaacatgaaaacgtaaaaacacgaaaacgtgaaaaaatatgaaaaaacgtgaataacacgaaaaagtaacaatatgtgaaaaatacaaaaacgcgaaaaagagaaaaactgaaaaactaaaaagtgaaaacacgaaaaaatgaaaaaaagataCAATAACGCgaataacacgaaaacgtgacaaaatgcgaaaatatgaacaaaagcaaaaaaaaaacaagaaaacttggaaaacacgaaaaaacttaaaaaaatacaaaaaacatgaaaatatgaaaaaatgtaataaacgtatttttcacattttcgtatttttagcgagttttcacgttttcgtgttttttctttttttacgtttttcgcttttttttcacattttcatgtttttccattttttcatgtttttatgttttaaatacttttttacttttcgtgattttcgaattttttcactttttgtgttttcacgttttcaacaaattttcatttttttttgcgttttttcatgtttttttttatattttttttcttcagattttcattttttcaacattttcgtgttttccacatATCTTTTGacatctttttatattttttttgtgtttttttttgcattttcttgttttcatgggtttttctatattttttttcctatttttgcgTTTTCATAGCTTTCCACGTCtctacattttttttatgttttaccgTTTATACATTTTTagtgttttttcatgttttgcgtgtttttttttgtgttaacaTGTTTATATGATTTTCACGTTTTCACCATTTTCCACTTTTATttcgttttttttcttttgtttgtgttTTTACTGTCTTTCACCTctttttttttcgtgtttttacatttttttccgtttttcatgtttttattgttttttctattttttccgTCTTTCATATTTccattttttctgtttttatatattttttcaaataatatatattaaatagttGAACAATTTacagtaataattaaaattttaaaagaaataacaCATTACATTTGAGGGTAATGTtgtcttttgaataaaaaatttatctatctattctatcttattccaccaaccaaacataggaataattacttttaagaaatttgtatttcattctttgctattctattcctttgcCATTCAATTCCATTCCGTGAACCAAACGACACCATAGTATATTAAAGTATTGATTCCTTTTGA
The DNA window shown above is from Euphorbia lathyris chromosome 1, ddEupLath1.1, whole genome shotgun sequence and carries:
- the LOC136226559 gene encoding pectinesterase inhibitor 11-like, producing the protein MAKSIFLFLLISTLYISTPSRSAEAAPIKSINYIKSSCKSTTYPSLCVESLTAYAPSIQQNPRQLTETALSVSISRAQSTKTFIYKLTKFSNLKHREVAAIKDCLEEISDTVDRLSKSYKELKSMGHGSKDFQWHMSNVETWVSAALTDENTCVDGFAGKALNGRLKNSIKIRIVNVAQVTSNALSLITKFANSKL